A window of Tautonia plasticadhaerens contains these coding sequences:
- a CDS encoding IS701 family transposase: MSKTYTPELDPEALSRLDAYAARFRDAFALDRPARWCPVYLRGLITDGERKSIEPLSRRVPLPPELAVKDPEQALQQFVSQSPWDEQAAWKRYRAVMAECFADPAGIFVIDDTTFPKQGKHSVGVQRQHCGALGKKANCQCAVSVHYVSPKGHCPLDLRLYLPESWLGDEARLDRAGVPEPERRMLTKGQIALELLDRVRGEGLPGQLVLADAGYGVSGPSRAGLAERGLHYIVGVTDELVVFTEEPRWIEPTAATGGRPQKRPRLAEGSPRPVSLRELASRTPRRKVTWREGTKGPMSGRFAWLRVWPGHGWATGDCAGEEPLWLLIEEQADGKLKYAFSDLPAGTSRLRAVRLWRSRWPVEQGYQQMKEELGLDHFEGRSWRGFHHHACLVMLAYGFLALEQRRARRGRPRPGKRGGAEVR, translated from the coding sequence CTGAGCAAGACCTACACCCCCGAACTCGACCCCGAGGCCCTCTCACGCCTCGACGCCTACGCCGCCCGCTTCCGCGACGCCTTCGCCCTCGATCGGCCCGCCCGCTGGTGCCCGGTCTATCTCCGCGGCCTGATCACCGACGGCGAGCGCAAGAGCATCGAGCCGCTCTCCCGACGCGTCCCCCTGCCGCCCGAGCTGGCCGTCAAGGACCCCGAGCAGGCGCTGCAGCAGTTCGTCAGCCAGAGCCCCTGGGACGAGCAGGCGGCCTGGAAGCGCTACAGGGCCGTCATGGCCGAGTGCTTCGCCGACCCGGCCGGCATCTTCGTCATCGACGACACGACCTTCCCCAAGCAGGGCAAGCACTCCGTCGGGGTGCAGCGTCAGCACTGCGGCGCGCTGGGCAAGAAGGCCAACTGCCAGTGCGCCGTCTCGGTGCACTACGTCAGCCCGAAGGGGCACTGCCCGCTCGACCTGCGGCTGTACCTGCCGGAGAGCTGGCTGGGGGACGAGGCGCGCCTCGACCGGGCGGGCGTGCCCGAGCCGGAGCGGCGGATGCTGACCAAGGGGCAGATCGCCTTGGAGCTGCTGGACCGGGTCCGTGGCGAGGGGCTGCCGGGGCAGCTGGTGCTGGCCGACGCCGGCTACGGCGTCTCCGGGCCGTCCCGCGCCGGCCTGGCCGAGCGTGGCCTGCACTATATCGTCGGCGTCACCGACGAGTTGGTGGTCTTCACCGAGGAGCCCCGGTGGATCGAGCCGACGGCCGCGACGGGCGGCCGCCCGCAGAAGCGGCCCCGCCTGGCCGAGGGATCCCCCCGGCCGGTCAGCCTGAGGGAGCTGGCCTCGCGGACGCCGCGGCGGAAGGTCACCTGGCGCGAAGGGACGAAGGGCCCGATGTCGGGCCGCTTCGCCTGGCTGCGGGTCTGGCCGGGGCACGGCTGGGCCACCGGCGACTGTGCCGGCGAGGAGCCGCTCTGGCTGCTGATCGAGGAGCAGGCCGACGGCAAGCTCAAGTACGCCTTCAGCGACCTGCCGGCGGGCACCAGCCGCCTGCGGGCAGTGCGGCTGTGGCGGAGCCGCTGGCCGGTGGAGCAGGGCTACCAGCAGATGAAGGAGGAACTCGGGCTGGACCACTTCGAGGGCCGCTCCTGGCGCGGGTTCCACCACCACGCCTGCCTGGTGATGCTGGCCTACGGCTTCCTGGCACTCGAGCAGCGGCGAGCCCGCCGGGGTCGACCCCGGCCGGGCAAAAGGGGGGGCGCCGAGGTCCGGTGA
- a CDS encoding DEAD/DEAH box helicase, translated as MPIPAGAMVKPALALRSSTINPIQFAHQICDEFLRYIFSAFPLSDPELAQQARSLLERPSSLDIPLVKGPFVSLSEAFAKGESVPAMAERGLLHPVMPGLIGYPSMWLHQEQVLHAVKEGRHVLVATGTGSGKTESFLYPILDDLLRQRDRDVYEGLTAILVYPMNALANDQLDRLRDMLGGTGITFGQWVGTTPAKESDAGVDRFEGSGRQAYLAARRQRREEAQAEDRAVRPLAPPEECLSEEDIRRRRPRILLTNYRQLEVLTTRLPDVALFAGAPLRYLVFDEAHTYGGATGAEVACLIRRVRSLAGKSADEILCIGTSATLSDPTRQGDDDDTARRFAARFFGVDPEHVTLVGESYVSREWPRRRYKPVVPHGDGMDRLTRVLAAITEPVDFGAISKVVEELTGQIFEPGDDWRESLFDHLVANEYVFQATQILKHPRRLDEAAWQTSQRVAMSRLAEGERATAELLACLILGAAARKGGESLLRPKVHFFLRGLDEMVVALDGIESDPKLHLFLSLHDAKERFAGRHDDGFLPVLTCRSCGQHFFETHLLDLELARGANNRLRGFENGNAAQDASGQDNAWWSPTPQGTGIRLVLTNRLLEEADGGPSARSARWPRGHFCRQCGSMHRDPSDRCLADGCGHREPLLPLIVFGPVLSACPSCNTPSFPIGGRTVEPARKVQAVTVSDVHILAQAMINAAPEGHEKLIIFADSRQDAAFQAGWMQDHARRIRLRHMMHGAIAEAGTPQPLDAITDRLMDQFRKDQNLIDTLLPELTGEEAPAVFGHNKWVPVHKALRYMVLREFSTGVRRTDCLESMGLSRVSYEGVTTENTGLRRWADALEISPEEAVEAVSLLLDNWRRSRYFFVTNDPIFSRYHAKDDPYLQAGLLNLREFHPGGLVLTAGQADRKATGLIARKGASAVQALVKKWSARPDTLDVDAAVRMLWEFLTDEAKILRKVTLRSQRETPLADVWQVDLERLVAGPSRVRERCTICQRITARKAPKSACTRYNCHGTTVTEQPDEEKYDVWLMGRPFVMVNAEEHTAQVPGEVRNRIEQDFKSKHGRTNCLVATPTLEMGVNIGALDMALMRNVPPRPSNYWQRAGRAGREERMAVCVTYCRRSNHDRYFFDDPLRLLGGSIEAPTFNLRNPLMVAKHIRSAILSDLLLRSQEPESVGERVRGILDDLFPIFIRRYLLDENSHFRETPTSTAPLKALIDSMRGELADRLITLFAGHWPEEAAELASREAIERTIAETADALDAVIKRLHRRLGWARTTQADLHGKKNTRLIEREEEQLLRRCDDFIRSIVACDRQTYTLTVLAVEGFLPGYGVYEGGIVASARRGSGRQGGPRAFDLSRSNVVGLREFVPGNRIYANRGSYYVSRYQLQADETARIRSLRVDPERGYVTEQAGDASYGQTGGVPIDALPLTDLDLAHESRITEDENLRFSMPVSVLGRLRRRNRGGVGYKIGDREVSHLRGQGIELVNVGEAGRVKRGEIGHWICSVCGAAKSPYAVQQEIDRFLAVHKERCGKVVTRLALAVQADVDLLRFHDVDGEAEGINVGEALRTAATRLLDMGPDDLQLLLVRKPDDTLDLLVYDPMPGGSGLLEQMLYRWQELVATSKELLAGCVQGCETACYACLKTFRNQFHHDRLNRHEALGLIGDLDHLPESYRQIVPVFEEEKPGEGMPSNTPEARLQRLLLDHQFPAGVCRQRIVTPAGLATEPDWLHEASKVAVYLDGMSRGLHGDPKTAQRDQLIRGMLELDGYTVIVVQSRDLDDPQAVRQRLKNLAQAIGRADLAEAVESGPVRHSGTATDHDQDATGRIPPDPVLAERRREAEEALEFCDERCRHLVQICIEHDRPLPVVGYELQDDDERICADAELAWEDRGLAVLVPERAEGLEAFRRQGWTVFLADDVTEERLLDLLPE; from the coding sequence ATGCCCATCCCCGCCGGTGCGATGGTGAAACCTGCACTCGCTTTGAGAAGTTCGACAATTAACCCCATTCAATTCGCCCACCAGATCTGCGACGAGTTCCTCCGCTACATCTTCTCGGCGTTCCCCCTGTCGGACCCCGAGTTGGCGCAGCAGGCCCGCTCGCTGCTGGAACGCCCCTCGTCGCTCGACATCCCGCTGGTGAAGGGGCCGTTCGTCTCCCTCTCCGAGGCGTTCGCCAAGGGGGAGTCGGTCCCGGCGATGGCCGAGCGGGGCCTGCTCCACCCGGTCATGCCGGGCCTGATCGGCTATCCCTCCATGTGGCTGCACCAGGAGCAAGTCCTCCACGCCGTCAAGGAGGGCCGGCACGTCCTCGTCGCCACCGGCACCGGATCGGGCAAGACCGAATCGTTCCTCTACCCCATCCTCGACGACCTCTTGCGGCAGCGGGACCGGGACGTGTACGAGGGGCTGACGGCGATCCTCGTCTACCCGATGAACGCCCTGGCCAACGACCAGCTCGACCGCCTGCGGGACATGCTCGGCGGCACCGGCATCACCTTCGGCCAGTGGGTCGGCACCACCCCGGCGAAGGAATCCGACGCCGGCGTGGACCGCTTCGAGGGCTCCGGCCGCCAGGCGTACCTCGCCGCCCGCCGGCAGCGCCGGGAGGAGGCCCAGGCCGAGGACCGGGCCGTCCGACCCCTGGCCCCGCCCGAGGAGTGCCTCTCCGAGGAGGACATCCGCCGCCGCCGGCCCCGCATCCTGCTGACCAACTACCGCCAGCTCGAAGTCCTGACCACCCGCCTGCCCGACGTGGCCCTCTTCGCCGGTGCCCCGCTCCGCTACCTCGTCTTCGACGAGGCCCACACCTACGGCGGGGCGACCGGGGCCGAGGTCGCCTGCCTGATCCGCCGGGTCCGCTCGCTGGCCGGGAAGTCCGCCGACGAGATCCTCTGCATCGGCACCTCGGCCACCCTCTCCGACCCCACCCGCCAGGGCGACGACGACGACACGGCCCGCCGCTTCGCCGCCCGCTTCTTCGGCGTCGATCCCGAGCACGTCACGTTGGTCGGCGAGTCCTACGTCAGCCGGGAGTGGCCCCGCCGGCGCTACAAGCCCGTCGTCCCCCACGGCGACGGCATGGACCGCCTGACCCGAGTCCTGGCAGCGATCACCGAGCCGGTCGATTTCGGGGCCATCAGCAAGGTCGTCGAGGAGCTGACCGGTCAGATCTTCGAGCCTGGCGACGACTGGCGGGAGTCCCTGTTCGACCACCTCGTCGCCAACGAGTACGTCTTCCAGGCCACCCAGATCCTCAAACATCCCAGGCGGCTGGACGAGGCCGCCTGGCAGACCTCGCAGCGGGTGGCGATGAGTCGGCTGGCCGAGGGGGAGCGGGCCACCGCCGAGCTGCTGGCCTGCCTGATCCTCGGCGCCGCCGCCCGCAAGGGCGGGGAGTCGTTGCTGCGGCCCAAGGTCCACTTCTTCCTCCGGGGCCTCGACGAGATGGTCGTCGCCCTCGACGGCATCGAGTCCGACCCGAAGCTGCACCTGTTCCTCTCGCTCCACGACGCCAAGGAGCGGTTCGCCGGTCGCCACGACGACGGCTTCCTGCCGGTGCTGACCTGCCGCAGCTGCGGCCAGCACTTCTTCGAGACGCACCTCCTCGACCTGGAGCTGGCCCGTGGGGCGAACAACAGGCTCCGGGGCTTCGAGAACGGCAACGCCGCCCAGGACGCATCCGGCCAGGACAACGCCTGGTGGTCCCCCACGCCGCAGGGGACCGGCATCCGGCTCGTGCTGACCAACCGCCTGCTGGAGGAGGCCGACGGCGGCCCATCCGCCCGCAGCGCCCGCTGGCCCCGTGGCCACTTCTGCCGCCAGTGCGGGTCGATGCACCGTGACCCCTCGGACCGCTGCCTGGCCGACGGCTGTGGCCACCGGGAGCCGCTCCTGCCGCTGATCGTGTTTGGCCCGGTGCTCTCCGCCTGCCCTTCGTGCAACACGCCGTCGTTCCCGATCGGAGGCCGGACGGTCGAGCCGGCCCGCAAGGTCCAGGCGGTCACCGTCTCGGATGTCCACATCCTCGCCCAGGCGATGATCAACGCCGCCCCCGAGGGCCACGAGAAGCTGATCATCTTCGCCGACAGCCGCCAGGACGCCGCCTTCCAGGCCGGCTGGATGCAGGACCACGCCCGCCGCATCCGCCTGCGGCACATGATGCACGGGGCCATCGCCGAGGCCGGCACCCCGCAGCCGCTCGACGCCATCACCGACCGGCTCATGGATCAGTTTCGCAAGGATCAGAACCTCATCGACACCTTGCTGCCCGAGCTGACCGGCGAGGAGGCCCCGGCGGTCTTCGGCCACAACAAGTGGGTGCCGGTCCACAAGGCCCTGCGGTACATGGTCCTGCGGGAGTTCTCCACCGGCGTCCGCCGCACCGACTGCCTCGAATCGATGGGTCTGTCACGGGTTTCCTACGAGGGCGTCACCACGGAGAACACGGGCCTGCGCCGCTGGGCCGATGCCCTGGAGATCTCGCCCGAGGAGGCGGTCGAGGCCGTCAGCCTGCTGCTCGACAACTGGCGGCGGAGCCGCTACTTCTTCGTGACGAACGACCCGATCTTCTCCCGCTACCACGCCAAGGACGACCCCTACCTCCAGGCGGGCCTGCTGAACCTGCGGGAGTTCCACCCCGGCGGCCTGGTGCTCACGGCGGGCCAGGCGGACCGGAAGGCGACGGGCTTGATCGCCCGCAAGGGGGCCTCGGCCGTGCAGGCCCTCGTCAAGAAGTGGTCCGCCCGCCCCGACACGCTCGATGTCGATGCGGCGGTCAGGATGCTCTGGGAGTTCCTGACCGACGAGGCGAAGATCCTGCGGAAGGTCACGCTCCGCTCCCAGAGGGAGACGCCGCTGGCCGACGTGTGGCAGGTGGACCTGGAGCGGCTCGTCGCCGGGCCGAGCCGGGTCCGGGAACGTTGCACGATCTGCCAGCGGATCACGGCCCGCAAGGCACCGAAGTCCGCCTGCACCCGCTACAACTGCCATGGCACGACGGTCACCGAGCAGCCCGACGAGGAGAAGTACGATGTCTGGCTCATGGGCCGCCCGTTCGTGATGGTCAACGCCGAGGAGCACACCGCCCAGGTGCCGGGCGAGGTCCGCAACAGGATCGAGCAGGACTTCAAGTCGAAGCACGGCCGGACCAACTGCCTGGTCGCCACGCCGACCCTGGAGATGGGCGTCAACATCGGTGCCCTGGACATGGCCCTGATGCGGAACGTCCCGCCCCGGCCGTCGAACTACTGGCAGCGGGCCGGACGGGCGGGCCGAGAGGAGCGGATGGCCGTCTGCGTCACCTACTGCCGCCGCTCGAACCACGACCGCTACTTCTTCGACGACCCGCTGCGGCTGCTGGGCGGCTCGATCGAGGCCCCGACGTTCAACCTCCGCAACCCGCTGATGGTCGCCAAGCACATCCGCTCGGCGATCCTCTCGGATCTCCTCTTGCGCTCCCAGGAGCCCGAAAGTGTCGGCGAGCGGGTCCGGGGCATCCTCGACGACCTGTTCCCGATCTTCATCCGCAGGTATCTCCTGGACGAAAACAGCCACTTCCGGGAAACCCCGACTAGCACAGCCCCGCTGAAGGCGCTGATCGACTCGATGCGGGGCGAGCTGGCGGACCGCCTCATCACCCTCTTCGCCGGCCACTGGCCCGAGGAGGCTGCCGAGCTGGCCTCACGAGAGGCCATCGAGCGGACGATCGCCGAGACGGCCGACGCCCTCGATGCGGTCATCAAGCGGCTGCACCGACGGCTGGGCTGGGCCAGGACGACCCAGGCGGACCTGCACGGCAAGAAGAACACGAGGTTGATCGAGCGGGAGGAAGAGCAGCTCCTGCGGCGTTGCGACGACTTTATCCGGTCGATCGTCGCCTGCGACCGGCAGACCTATACCCTGACGGTGCTGGCCGTCGAGGGCTTCCTGCCCGGCTACGGCGTCTACGAGGGCGGCATCGTCGCCTCGGCCCGGCGGGGTTCCGGCCGCCAGGGCGGCCCCCGAGCCTTCGACCTGTCCCGCAGCAACGTCGTCGGCCTGCGGGAGTTCGTCCCCGGCAACCGGATCTACGCCAACCGGGGCTCGTACTACGTCTCCCGCTACCAACTCCAGGCCGACGAGACGGCCCGCATCCGCAGCCTGCGAGTCGATCCCGAGCGGGGCTACGTCACCGAGCAGGCCGGCGATGCGTCCTACGGCCAGACCGGGGGCGTGCCGATCGACGCCCTGCCGCTGACCGACCTGGACCTCGCCCACGAGAGCCGCATCACCGAGGACGAGAACCTGCGGTTCTCGATGCCGGTGTCGGTGCTGGGCCGGCTCCGCAGGCGCAACCGGGGCGGGGTCGGCTACAAGATCGGCGACCGGGAGGTCAGCCACCTGCGGGGCCAGGGCATCGAGCTGGTCAACGTCGGCGAGGCCGGCCGGGTCAAGCGGGGCGAGATCGGCCACTGGATCTGCTCGGTCTGCGGGGCGGCCAAGTCGCCCTACGCCGTGCAGCAGGAGATCGATCGTTTCCTGGCCGTCCACAAGGAGCGGTGCGGCAAGGTCGTGACCCGGCTGGCCCTCGCCGTGCAGGCCGATGTGGACCTGCTGCGGTTTCACGACGTTGACGGCGAGGCCGAGGGCATCAACGTCGGCGAGGCCCTGCGGACGGCGGCGACCCGGCTGCTGGACATGGGGCCGGACGACCTGCAACTGCTGCTGGTCCGCAAGCCCGACGACACGCTGGACCTGCTGGTCTACGACCCGATGCCCGGCGGCTCGGGGCTGCTGGAGCAGATGCTCTACCGCTGGCAGGAACTCGTCGCCACGTCGAAGGAACTGCTCGCCGGGTGCGTCCAGGGTTGCGAGACGGCCTGCTACGCCTGCCTGAAGACCTTCCGCAACCAGTTCCATCACGACCGGCTCAACCGCCACGAGGCCCTGGGGCTGATCGGAGACCTCGACCACCTCCCCGAATCTTATCGCCAGATCGTGCCGGTGTTCGAGGAGGAGAAGCCCGGCGAGGGGATGCCCTCGAACACGCCCGAGGCCCGGCTCCAGCGGTTGCTGCTCGACCACCAGTTCCCGGCGGGCGTCTGCCGGCAGCGGATCGTCACCCCGGCGGGGCTGGCCACCGAGCCGGACTGGCTGCACGAAGCGAGCAAGGTCGCCGTCTACCTGGACGGCATGAGTCGGGGCCTGCATGGCGACCCCAAGACCGCCCAGCGGGACCAGCTGATCCGGGGCATGCTCGAACTGGACGGCTACACGGTGATCGTCGTGCAGTCCCGAGACCTGGACGATCCCCAGGCGGTCCGGCAGCGCCTCAAGAACCTCGCCCAGGCGATCGGCCGGGCCGACCTGGCCGAGGCGGTCGAGTCCGGCCCCGTGCGGCACTCGGGGACCGCAACGGATCACGATCAGGATGCCACGGGCCGGATTCCGCCCGATCCCGTGCTCGCCGAACGGCGGCGTGAGGCCGAGGAGGCGCTGGAGTTCTGCGACGAGCGGTGCCGCCATCTGGTGCAGATTTGCATCGAGCACGATCGGCCGCTGCCGGTCGTCGGCTACGAACTCCAGGACGACGACGAGCGGATCTGCGCCGACGCCGAGCTGGCCTGGGAAGATCGGGGGCTGGCCGTGCTGGTCCCCGAGCGGGCGGAGGGCCTGGAGGCGTTCCGCCGGCAGGGCTGGACCGTCTTCCTCGCCGATGACGTGACCGAGGAGCGGCTGCTCGACCTGCTGCCGGAGTGA
- a CDS encoding UvrD-helicase domain-containing protein, which produces MPTVALASEFLDAFARLPRPQQRKVREFTEKFKADPTSLAINYEKLHGVRDDKIRTVRIDKKYRAVVLHPDRGDVYVLVWVDNHDEAMAWAARKSFEVNPVTGALQVVGVEEVERAAPTDDGDGPVLGLFAAYDDDVLLSFGVPAVLLPSVRSVRSVRELVSLGRHLPAEADEALLWLAEGIPPPEVREAVAVPAGGRVDPDDLAAALEHPDTRRRFVTIHSDDELAAMLEAPLEKWRVFLHPGQEKLVGKAFNGPARVLGGAGTGKTVVAMHRARHLAARVFTDPSDRILVTTYTANLAENIEATLKTFCGPERERVEVVHLHAWAVRLLRSHGVEGEIAGPEEIEQGWQEAITTTGVRDFDTAFLRKEWEDVVLAGGIEDRDAYLKVARLGRGKTLSRPQRGRAWQVFERYKESLGRRGLRDWLTVIREARRLLESGRARPAYRSVIVDEAQDFHPEEWRLIRSLAPAGPDDLFLVGDAHQRIYGPKVSLSRCGISIRGRSACLRINYRTTEQIRAWAMGVLRGVEADDLDEGRDGERGYRSLLSGSEPEVHHFGGRDEEREFLAATLRSLVEARQPEEVCLVARTNSLIRNEYAPLLKNLGIPHQILDRGRERPDGGIRLATMHRVKGLEFPVMVLAGLSARTMPLRVASLGDDPTALADHGERERSLLFVAATRARDRLIVTSFGTPSPFLGAMAEPARES; this is translated from the coding sequence ATGCCCACCGTCGCCCTGGCCAGCGAGTTCCTCGACGCCTTCGCCCGGCTGCCCAGGCCGCAGCAGCGGAAGGTCCGGGAGTTCACCGAGAAGTTCAAGGCCGACCCGACCTCCTTGGCCATCAACTACGAGAAGCTCCACGGCGTCCGGGACGACAAGATTCGGACGGTGCGGATCGACAAGAAGTACCGGGCGGTGGTCCTCCACCCGGACCGGGGTGACGTGTACGTCCTGGTCTGGGTGGACAACCACGACGAGGCGATGGCCTGGGCCGCCCGCAAGAGCTTCGAGGTCAACCCGGTGACCGGTGCCTTGCAGGTCGTCGGCGTCGAGGAGGTCGAGCGGGCGGCCCCGACCGACGACGGCGACGGCCCCGTCCTTGGCCTGTTCGCCGCCTACGACGACGACGTGCTGCTCTCCTTCGGCGTCCCGGCCGTGCTGCTGCCCTCGGTGCGGTCGGTCCGCTCGGTTCGGGAGCTGGTGAGCCTGGGCCGGCACCTGCCGGCCGAGGCCGACGAGGCTCTGCTCTGGCTGGCCGAGGGCATCCCGCCCCCCGAGGTGAGGGAGGCGGTCGCCGTCCCGGCCGGGGGGCGGGTCGATCCCGACGACCTGGCCGCCGCCCTGGAGCACCCCGACACGAGGCGTCGGTTCGTCACCATCCACTCCGACGACGAGCTGGCGGCGATGCTGGAGGCCCCGCTGGAGAAGTGGCGGGTCTTCCTCCACCCCGGCCAGGAGAAGCTCGTCGGCAAGGCGTTCAACGGCCCGGCCCGAGTCCTCGGCGGTGCCGGCACGGGCAAGACGGTCGTGGCGATGCACCGGGCCAGGCACCTGGCGGCGAGGGTCTTCACCGACCCGAGCGACCGCATCCTGGTGACGACCTACACCGCCAACCTCGCCGAGAACATCGAGGCGACCCTGAAGACCTTCTGCGGGCCGGAGCGGGAGCGGGTCGAGGTCGTCCACCTGCACGCCTGGGCCGTCCGCCTGCTGCGGTCGCACGGGGTCGAGGGCGAGATCGCCGGCCCCGAGGAGATCGAGCAGGGCTGGCAGGAGGCGATCACCACGACGGGCGTCCGGGACTTCGATACGGCGTTCCTGCGCAAGGAGTGGGAGGATGTGGTCCTGGCCGGCGGGATCGAGGACCGGGACGCCTACCTGAAGGTGGCCCGGCTGGGCCGGGGCAAGACGCTCTCCCGGCCCCAGCGGGGCCGGGCCTGGCAGGTCTTCGAGCGGTACAAGGAGTCCCTGGGGCGGCGAGGCTTGAGGGACTGGCTGACTGTGATCCGGGAGGCCCGCCGACTGCTGGAGTCGGGCCGGGCCAGGCCGGCGTACCGGTCCGTGATCGTGGACGAGGCCCAGGACTTCCACCCCGAGGAGTGGCGGCTGATCCGGTCGCTGGCCCCGGCGGGGCCGGATGACCTGTTCCTGGTCGGGGACGCCCACCAGCGGATCTACGGCCCGAAGGTCTCGCTGTCCCGCTGCGGGATATCCATCCGGGGCCGATCGGCCTGCCTGCGGATCAACTACCGGACCACCGAGCAGATCCGGGCCTGGGCGATGGGCGTCCTGCGGGGTGTCGAGGCGGACGACCTGGACGAGGGGCGGGACGGCGAGCGGGGTTACCGCTCGCTGCTCTCGGGGTCGGAGCCGGAGGTCCACCACTTCGGCGGCCGGGACGAGGAGCGGGAGTTCCTGGCGGCGACCCTCCGCAGCCTGGTCGAGGCTCGTCAGCCCGAGGAGGTCTGCCTGGTCGCCCGCACCAACTCGCTGATCCGCAACGAATACGCCCCGTTGCTGAAGAACCTCGGCATCCCGCACCAGATCCTCGACCGGGGCCGGGAGCGTCCCGACGGTGGTATCCGGCTGGCGACGATGCACCGGGTCAAGGGCCTGGAGTTCCCGGTGATGGTACTGGCCGGTCTCTCCGCCCGGACGATGCCCCTGCGGGTCGCCTCCCTGGGCGACGACCCGACGGCCCTGGCCGACCACGGGGAGCGGGAGCGGTCGCTGCTGTTCGTGGCGGCGACCAGGGCGAGGGACCGCCTGATCGTGACCTCCTTCGGCACGCCGAGCCCCTTCCTGGGAGCGATGGCCGAGCCGGCACGGGAGTCCTAG
- a CDS encoding PD-(D/E)XK nuclease family protein has protein sequence MASSSTTLPILDPGRPLRLTPTDVSLFVRLEQCERFLRFRLAERAGQDFMEPYGVVPQRISPLLSRSGHTFEKTIEEALARRSRTVHYAVKYALAHNRPENNREVAGEARTLRPGEAVLLFQPRLEAEVEGWRLRGDVDLLKLERDGDGTLHVLLADLKSTAEVKVEHRLQVAFYRLMVERIFRDDGIAHEPITMGVLYRSPADPTPEEQVEIEPRRDAAEGSFGLVEEALLEVVADPDAYVQAASDLVLGSGSTARRVAQAPFEDLPYYYSVSCSGGGSTSPRQ, from the coding sequence ATGGCCTCCTCATCCACCACACTCCCGATCCTCGACCCCGGTCGTCCGCTCCGGCTGACCCCGACGGACGTGTCGCTGTTCGTCCGCCTGGAGCAGTGCGAGCGGTTCCTGCGGTTCCGCCTGGCCGAGCGGGCCGGGCAGGATTTCATGGAGCCCTACGGCGTTGTCCCCCAGCGGATCAGCCCGCTGCTCTCACGCTCGGGCCACACCTTCGAGAAGACCATCGAGGAGGCGCTGGCCCGGCGGTCCCGCACCGTCCACTACGCCGTCAAGTATGCCCTGGCGCACAATCGCCCCGAGAACAACCGGGAGGTCGCCGGCGAGGCCCGCACCCTGCGGCCCGGCGAGGCGGTCCTGCTGTTCCAGCCCCGGTTGGAGGCCGAGGTGGAGGGCTGGCGACTGCGGGGCGACGTGGACCTGCTGAAGCTGGAACGGGACGGCGACGGCACCCTGCATGTCCTGCTCGCCGACCTGAAATCGACCGCCGAGGTCAAGGTCGAGCACCGCCTCCAGGTTGCCTTCTACCGGCTAATGGTGGAGCGGATCTTCCGTGACGACGGCATCGCCCACGAGCCGATCACCATGGGCGTCCTCTACCGCTCGCCCGCCGATCCCACTCCGGAGGAGCAGGTCGAGATCGAGCCCCGGCGTGACGCCGCCGAGGGGTCATTCGGGCTGGTGGAGGAGGCCCTGCTCGAAGTCGTGGCCGATCCCGATGCCTACGTCCAGGCAGCCTCCGATCTGGTCCTGGGGTCCGGTTCGACCGCCCGCCGGGTGGCCCAGGCCCCCTTCGAGGACTTGCCCTACTACTACTCCGTTAGTTGCTCGGGAGGTGGGTCGACGAGTCCCCGGCAGTAG